The Rhodococcus sp. X156 genome window below encodes:
- a CDS encoding HAD-IB family hydrolase, whose amino-acid sequence MTAAVPTHQRPVAAFFDLDKTIIAKSSTLAFSRPFFHEGLINRRAVLKSSYAQFLFLLAGADADQVERMRAHLTSLCAGWDVKQVRAIVEETLHDVVDPLVYVEAAELITEHKARGHDVVVVSTSGDEMVTPIARMVGADHSVATRMVEADGRYTGEVDFYCYGEAKAEAIRRLAGERGYDLEASYAYSDSSTDLPMLTAVGHPTAVNPDRLLRKEATQRGWPMLTFSAPVPLRARIPTASSSAVATAAVGLGAAAAGATWYGLARRRRGR is encoded by the coding sequence GTGACCGCTGCCGTGCCCACCCACCAGCGCCCGGTAGCGGCGTTCTTCGACTTGGACAAGACGATCATCGCCAAGTCCAGCACGCTGGCGTTCAGCCGCCCGTTCTTCCACGAGGGCCTGATCAACCGCCGAGCAGTGCTCAAGAGCAGCTACGCGCAGTTCCTCTTCCTGCTCGCCGGCGCCGACGCCGACCAGGTGGAGCGCATGCGTGCCCACCTCACCTCCCTCTGCGCGGGCTGGGACGTCAAGCAGGTGCGGGCCATCGTCGAGGAGACGCTGCACGACGTGGTCGACCCGCTGGTCTACGTCGAGGCCGCCGAGCTCATCACCGAGCACAAGGCGCGGGGCCACGACGTGGTGGTGGTGTCGACGTCGGGCGACGAGATGGTCACCCCCATCGCCCGGATGGTCGGTGCTGACCACAGCGTGGCCACCCGCATGGTGGAGGCCGACGGGCGCTACACCGGCGAGGTCGACTTCTACTGCTACGGCGAGGCCAAGGCGGAGGCGATCCGACGGCTCGCCGGCGAGCGCGGCTACGACCTCGAGGCCAGCTACGCCTACAGCGACTCCTCCACCGACCTGCCGATGCTCACCGCGGTCGGGCACCCCACCGCCGTCAACCCCGACCGGCTGCTGCGCAAGGAGGCCACCCAGCGGGGCTGGCCGATGCTCACCTTCTCCGCACCGGTGCCGCTGCGAGCCCGCATCCCCACGGCCTCCTCCTCCGCCGTCGCCACCGCCGCGGTAGGGCTGGGCGCCGCGGCGGCCGGCGCCACCTGGTACGGCCTCGCCCGCCGTCGCCGCGGGCGCTGA
- a CDS encoding DEAD/DEAH box helicase produces the protein MTTSLPCSPGTYGSELLDRVLAGVPGAQSPVTHVAQLPARVAAHTAWPGWVTPALVSALGERGVAQPWTHQSTAATLAHSGQHVVVATGTASGKSLAYQLPVLTALAQDPRATALYLSPTKALGADQLRSAQALGDREVRAAMFDGDTPLDERDWVRAHSRWVFTNPDMLHRGVLPRHERWVRFLRRLRYVVVDECHSYRGVFGSHVALVLRRLQRLCARYGSEPVFILASATSADPGPAASRLVGAPVVAVTEDGSPHGPRTVALWEPPLLAEVTGENGAPVRRPAGTEAARIMSDLVVEGARTMTFVRSRRGAELTALGAQRALAQVDPALAGRVAAYRAGYLAEDRRKLERSLNDGTLLGVATTNALELGVDVAGLDAVVVAGFPGTVASFWQQAGRAGRRGEGSLVVLVARDDPLDTYLVHHPAALLDRPVEAAVTDPTNPYILGPHLACAAAEQPLTDAEVEQLWGSPTELLAELCELGVLRRRPRGWYLAAGQHPHQELDLRGSGGLLVAVVEESTGRMLGTVESGQAPAQVHPGAVHLHQGESYVVDALDLEHGVALVHAEDPDWSTSAREASDIAIVKVLEQTNHGEVSVALTEVDVTSQVTGYLRRAPSGEVLESVELDMPANTLRTRAVMYTVTEELLARAGVAPADVPGSLHAAEHAAIGLLPLVATCDRGDIGGVSTALHPDTGLPTVFVHDGHPGGAGFADRGHTELPRWLQATRDAIAACECTSGCPSCVQSPKCGNGNDPLDKAGAVRVLDAVLAAISA, from the coding sequence ATGACTACCTCTCTGCCCTGCTCACCCGGCACGTACGGCTCCGAGCTGCTCGACCGGGTGCTGGCCGGCGTTCCCGGCGCACAGTCACCTGTGACGCACGTCGCACAGCTGCCTGCCCGGGTGGCTGCCCACACCGCCTGGCCCGGCTGGGTGACGCCCGCCCTGGTGTCCGCGCTCGGCGAGCGAGGGGTGGCCCAGCCGTGGACCCACCAGAGCACCGCGGCCACGCTGGCCCACTCCGGGCAGCACGTGGTGGTGGCCACCGGCACCGCGTCGGGCAAGTCGCTGGCCTACCAGCTCCCTGTGCTCACCGCGCTGGCCCAGGACCCGCGGGCCACCGCGCTGTACCTCTCTCCCACCAAGGCCCTGGGCGCGGACCAGCTGCGCTCGGCGCAGGCGCTGGGCGACCGGGAGGTGCGGGCGGCGATGTTCGACGGCGACACCCCGCTGGACGAGCGCGACTGGGTGCGGGCGCACTCGCGCTGGGTGTTCACCAACCCGGACATGCTGCACCGCGGGGTGCTGCCCCGGCACGAGCGCTGGGTGCGCTTCCTGCGCCGGCTGCGCTACGTGGTGGTGGACGAGTGCCACTCCTACCGCGGGGTGTTCGGCTCGCACGTGGCCCTGGTGCTGCGCCGGCTGCAGCGGCTGTGCGCGCGCTACGGCTCCGAGCCGGTGTTCATCCTGGCCAGCGCCACCTCCGCCGACCCAGGTCCCGCGGCGTCGCGGCTGGTGGGCGCACCGGTGGTGGCGGTGACCGAGGACGGTTCGCCACACGGACCGCGCACGGTGGCGCTGTGGGAGCCGCCGCTGCTGGCCGAGGTGACCGGGGAGAACGGCGCCCCGGTGCGCCGGCCCGCGGGCACCGAGGCCGCGCGGATCATGAGCGACCTGGTGGTGGAGGGCGCCCGCACCATGACGTTCGTGCGCTCCCGCCGGGGGGCGGAGCTGACCGCCCTGGGCGCGCAGCGCGCGCTGGCACAGGTCGACCCCGCGCTGGCCGGGCGGGTGGCCGCCTACCGGGCCGGCTACCTGGCCGAGGACCGCCGCAAGCTGGAGCGCTCGCTCAACGACGGCACCCTGCTGGGGGTGGCCACCACCAACGCGCTGGAGCTGGGGGTGGACGTGGCCGGCCTGGACGCGGTGGTGGTGGCGGGCTTTCCCGGCACGGTGGCGTCGTTCTGGCAGCAGGCCGGCCGGGCCGGGCGGCGCGGCGAGGGCTCGCTGGTGGTGCTGGTGGCCCGGGACGACCCGCTGGACACCTACCTGGTGCACCACCCCGCGGCGCTGCTGGACCGCCCGGTGGAGGCGGCGGTGACCGACCCGACCAACCCCTACATCCTGGGCCCGCACCTGGCCTGCGCCGCCGCGGAGCAGCCGCTGACCGACGCCGAGGTGGAGCAGCTGTGGGGCTCGCCCACCGAGCTGCTGGCCGAGCTGTGCGAGCTGGGCGTGCTGCGCCGACGCCCGCGCGGCTGGTACCTGGCCGCGGGGCAGCACCCGCACCAGGAGCTGGACCTGCGTGGTTCCGGTGGCCTGCTGGTGGCGGTGGTGGAGGAGTCCACCGGTCGGATGCTGGGCACGGTGGAGAGCGGGCAGGCCCCGGCCCAGGTGCACCCCGGCGCGGTGCACCTGCACCAGGGGGAGTCGTACGTGGTGGACGCCCTGGACCTGGAGCACGGGGTGGCGCTGGTGCACGCCGAGGACCCCGACTGGTCCACCTCGGCCCGGGAGGCCAGCGACATCGCCATCGTCAAGGTGCTGGAGCAGACCAACCACGGCGAGGTGTCGGTGGCGCTGACCGAGGTGGACGTGACCAGCCAGGTGACCGGCTACCTGCGCCGCGCGCCGTCGGGGGAGGTGCTGGAGTCGGTGGAGCTGGACATGCCGGCGAACACGCTGCGCACCCGCGCGGTGATGTACACCGTCACCGAGGAGCTGCTGGCCCGGGCCGGGGTGGCTCCCGCTGACGTGCCGGGCTCGCTCCACGCCGCCGAGCACGCCGCCATCGGGCTGCTGCCACTGGTGGCCACCTGCGACCGCGGCGACATCGGCGGGGTGTCCACGGCGCTGCACCCCGACACCGGGCTGCCCACGGTGTTCGTGCACGACGGCCACCCCGGCGGGGCGGGCTTCGCCGACCGCGGGCACACCGAGCTGCCGCGGTGGCTGCAGGCCACCCGGGACGCGATCGCGGCGTGCGAGTGCACCAGCGGCTGCCCGTCCTGCGTGCAGTCGCCCAAGTGCGGCAACGGCAACGACCCGCTGGACAAGGCGGGCGCGGTGCGGGTGCTCGACGCCGTGCTCGCCGCGATCTCCGCCTAG
- a CDS encoding TMEM175 family protein: MSEQRAVERLISYSDAVVAIAATLLVLPLVDIAPEVQARPLGEVLADHRSQLLAFVLSFVVIGRLWAAHHRLFQPLRGHTPALVWLNMLWLLSIVFLPFPTQVVATLDGQHRGAVGLYIGTMLVTSAAGLAMAVLMSRDEALTAPSERTGLGVLHAASAAVALAAALALGVAVPTVGLWALLLLVLQGPLLRLFLRMR; encoded by the coding sequence GTGAGCGAGCAACGCGCCGTCGAGCGGCTGATCAGCTACAGCGACGCGGTCGTGGCCATCGCCGCCACGCTGCTGGTGCTGCCGCTGGTGGACATCGCGCCCGAGGTGCAGGCCAGACCGCTCGGTGAGGTGCTCGCCGACCACCGCAGCCAGCTGCTCGCGTTCGTGCTCAGCTTCGTGGTGATCGGCCGCCTCTGGGCGGCCCACCACCGCCTGTTCCAACCGCTGCGGGGACACACGCCGGCGCTGGTGTGGCTGAACATGCTGTGGCTGCTCAGCATCGTGTTCCTGCCGTTTCCCACCCAGGTGGTGGCCACGCTCGACGGTCAGCACCGTGGAGCGGTGGGCCTCTACATCGGCACCATGCTGGTGACCAGCGCTGCGGGGTTGGCGATGGCGGTGCTGATGAGTCGTGACGAGGCACTGACGGCCCCGAGCGAGCGCACCGGGCTCGGCGTCCTGCACGCAGCGAGCGCCGCGGTCGCGCTGGCCGCAGCGCTGGCGCTCGGGGTGGCCGTGCCGACCGTGGGGCTGTGGGCCCTGCTCCTGCTGGTCCTGCAGGGACCGCTGCTGCGGCTGTTCCTGCGGATGCGGTAA
- a CDS encoding pyridoxamine 5'-phosphate oxidase family protein has translation MSAPERDAFLAEQRTCRMATVSADGAPHVSPLWFIWDGEALWMQSITRSKRWANLARDPRVAVVVDDGHDYLELRGVELHGSVEVVGEVPRTGAPDEVLVPMERSFAQKYFGLDELPHDGKHAWHRLVPTKIVSWDFRKLAELGR, from the coding sequence ATGTCTGCGCCCGAGCGAGACGCGTTCCTGGCCGAGCAGCGCACCTGCCGGATGGCCACCGTCAGCGCCGACGGCGCCCCGCACGTGTCACCGCTGTGGTTCATCTGGGACGGCGAGGCGCTGTGGATGCAGAGCATCACCCGCAGCAAGCGCTGGGCGAACCTGGCCCGTGACCCCCGGGTGGCGGTGGTGGTGGACGACGGTCACGACTACCTGGAGCTGCGCGGGGTGGAGCTGCACGGCAGCGTCGAGGTGGTGGGCGAGGTGCCCCGCACCGGTGCGCCCGACGAGGTGCTGGTGCCGATGGAGCGCAGCTTCGCCCAGAAGTACTTCGGTCTGGACGAGCTGCCGCACGACGGCAAGCACGCGTGGCACCGGCTGGTGCCGACCAAGATCGTCAGCTGGGACTTCCGCAAGCTCGCCGAGCTGGGCCGCTAG
- a CDS encoding DapH/DapD/GlmU-related protein, whose product MELQDFLDHVNRGALIEAGSEQHQFMHGAAQEALRTVAEINTGYRTPEEVRALLARLTGKTVHESVAVFPPFYSEFGKNLTLGKDVFINIGCRFQDTGGITVGDGALIGHGSTLTTLNHGINPDERADMSPAPVVIGRKVWLGAGVTVVPGVTVGDGAIVGAGSVVTKDVPANAIVAGVPAKLIRMTGYDAFPSG is encoded by the coding sequence ATGGAGCTGCAGGACTTCCTGGACCACGTGAACCGCGGCGCGCTGATCGAAGCCGGCTCCGAACAACACCAGTTCATGCACGGCGCCGCCCAGGAGGCGCTGCGGACCGTGGCCGAGATCAACACCGGATACCGCACCCCCGAGGAGGTGCGCGCCCTGCTGGCTCGACTCACCGGAAAGACCGTGCACGAGTCAGTCGCTGTCTTCCCGCCGTTCTACAGCGAGTTCGGCAAGAACCTCACCCTGGGCAAGGACGTCTTCATCAACATCGGCTGCCGCTTCCAGGACACCGGCGGCATCACCGTTGGGGACGGTGCGCTCATCGGCCACGGCAGCACCCTGACGACGCTCAACCACGGGATCAACCCCGACGAGCGCGCGGACATGTCCCCGGCGCCGGTCGTGATCGGCCGCAAGGTGTGGCTCGGTGCTGGGGTGACCGTCGTCCCGGGCGTGACGGTCGGTGACGGCGCGATCGTGGGAGCTGGTTCGGTCGTGACCAAGGACGTGCCGGCCAACGCGATCGTCGCTGGCGTGCCGGCCAAGCTCATCCGCATGACCGGGTACGACGCCTTCCCGAGCGGGTGA
- a CDS encoding TadE family type IV pilus minor pilin has translation MRAVGRAAVRDDRGGVTVEAAIALSSLTVVLVAGMGAVLAVAMHVQCLDAAREAARLTARGEGERAVSVAEQVAPRGAAVSVRTEGDTVVVRVEATSALLPAVDISGEAVAVLEPSAGEPSAAPVGP, from the coding sequence ATGCGAGCCGTCGGTCGGGCCGCCGTCCGCGATGACCGTGGCGGGGTCACGGTGGAGGCAGCCATCGCGCTGTCCTCGCTCACCGTGGTGCTGGTGGCGGGGATGGGCGCGGTGCTCGCGGTGGCGATGCACGTGCAGTGCCTCGACGCTGCGCGGGAGGCGGCCCGGCTGACGGCGCGGGGAGAGGGAGAGCGGGCGGTGTCGGTGGCCGAGCAGGTGGCGCCCCGCGGAGCGGCGGTGTCGGTGCGCACCGAGGGTGACACCGTGGTGGTGCGAGTGGAGGCCACCAGTGCCCTGCTGCCCGCGGTCGACATCTCCGGGGAGGCGGTGGCGGTGCTGGAGCCCTCTGCCGGAGAACCCAGCGCCGCGCCGGTCGGGCCGTGA
- a CDS encoding type II secretion system F family protein, with product MTATAVLLALALLAAPTVPSRARVQALLSAADPSQSSRADAVAPVLVAVLLGLAAVLGIGGAAGATCGVLLATGGYVGMRRVSRGPATPPDRLGAAGAYDLLAACLHSGLPVATAVLVVAPSAPPAMAAALRQAGELLRLGADPAAAWAAAAEQEDTEPLARLARRSGRSGASLAGGVAELAELQRAAAEDSAAAGAERAGVLVAGPLGLCFLPAFVCLGVAPVVVGLAGPLLQGGLV from the coding sequence GTGACGGCCACGGCGGTGCTGCTCGCGCTGGCTCTGCTGGCGGCGCCCACGGTGCCGTCCCGCGCCCGGGTGCAGGCCCTGCTCAGCGCCGCAGACCCGAGCCAGTCGAGTCGGGCTGACGCGGTGGCCCCGGTGTTGGTGGCTGTACTGCTGGGGCTCGCGGCCGTGCTGGGCATCGGCGGTGCTGCCGGAGCGACCTGCGGGGTGCTTCTGGCGACGGGTGGCTACGTGGGGATGCGCCGAGTCAGTCGCGGTCCCGCCACTCCGCCAGACCGGCTGGGTGCGGCGGGTGCCTACGACCTGCTGGCCGCGTGCCTGCACTCCGGGCTGCCGGTGGCCACCGCCGTGCTGGTGGTGGCCCCCTCGGCGCCCCCGGCGATGGCTGCGGCGCTGCGCCAGGCGGGCGAGCTGCTCCGGCTGGGTGCCGACCCGGCAGCGGCCTGGGCCGCGGCGGCGGAGCAGGAGGACACCGAGCCGCTCGCCCGGCTCGCCCGCCGCTCCGGGCGCTCCGGTGCGTCGCTGGCCGGGGGCGTGGCCGAGCTGGCCGAGCTGCAGCGGGCGGCCGCCGAGGACAGCGCGGCCGCGGGGGCCGAACGCGCGGGCGTGCTGGTGGCCGGGCCGCTGGGGCTGTGCTTCCTGCCGGCCTTCGTCTGCCTCGGCGTCGCGCCGGTGGTGGTGGGGCTGGCCGGGCCGCTGCTGCAGGGCGGGCTTGTCTGA
- a CDS encoding TadA family conjugal transfer-associated ATPase — MGGVSALLEREELLDRVRHRLAEVPGELSPAVVAAAIRAESGGVLGDTDLLAALRMLQTELSGAGPLEGLLHEPDVADVLVTAPDAVWVDRGAGLRRSEVRFADEAAVRRLAQRLALSAGRRLDEAQPWVDGRLPDAGYGGAGVRLHAVLPPVAADGTCLSLRVLRPATQGLDALVAGGAVSVEGAQLLAAIVSARLAFLVVGGTGAGKTTLLAALLARVDAAERIVCVEDAAELAPQHPHVVRLVARAPNVEGVGEVTVRQLVRQALRMRPDRVVVGEVRGAEVVDLLTALNTGHDGGAGTVHANSPQEVPARLEALAALGGLGASALHSQLAAAVQVVLHVHRGADGARGLTGIGVLTRSPGGTVSVLRAWTRDDGAGAGMGLLVELLAQRGVPL; from the coding sequence GTGGGCGGCGTGAGCGCGCTGCTGGAGCGCGAGGAGCTCCTGGACCGGGTGCGCCACCGCCTGGCCGAGGTTCCCGGGGAGCTGAGCCCGGCGGTGGTGGCCGCGGCGATCCGCGCAGAGTCCGGTGGGGTGCTTGGGGACACCGACCTGCTCGCCGCGCTGCGGATGCTGCAGACCGAGCTCTCCGGTGCCGGGCCGCTGGAGGGGCTGCTGCACGAGCCTGACGTCGCCGACGTCCTGGTGACCGCGCCGGACGCGGTGTGGGTGGACCGCGGCGCCGGGCTGCGGCGCAGCGAGGTGCGCTTCGCCGACGAGGCTGCCGTCCGCCGCCTGGCCCAGCGGCTGGCGCTGTCGGCCGGGCGCCGGCTGGACGAGGCTCAGCCGTGGGTGGACGGTCGGCTGCCCGACGCGGGCTACGGCGGGGCCGGGGTTCGGCTGCACGCGGTGCTGCCACCCGTCGCCGCCGATGGCACCTGCCTGTCGCTGCGGGTGCTGCGCCCGGCAACCCAGGGCCTGGACGCGTTGGTGGCCGGCGGCGCCGTCAGCGTGGAGGGCGCGCAGCTGCTGGCGGCCATCGTGTCCGCGCGCCTGGCCTTCCTCGTGGTCGGCGGCACCGGCGCCGGCAAGACGACCCTGCTGGCCGCCCTGCTCGCCCGGGTGGACGCCGCCGAGCGCATCGTCTGCGTGGAGGACGCTGCCGAGCTGGCGCCCCAGCACCCGCACGTGGTCCGCCTGGTCGCGCGTGCGCCCAACGTGGAGGGCGTCGGTGAGGTGACCGTGCGCCAGCTGGTGCGCCAAGCCCTGCGGATGCGGCCGGACCGGGTGGTGGTGGGGGAGGTCCGCGGCGCGGAGGTGGTGGACCTGCTCACCGCCCTGAACACCGGGCACGACGGCGGAGCCGGCACGGTGCACGCCAACTCCCCGCAGGAGGTGCCCGCCCGGCTGGAGGCACTGGCCGCGCTGGGCGGGCTGGGGGCCAGCGCGCTGCACAGCCAGCTGGCCGCCGCGGTGCAGGTGGTGCTGCACGTGCACCGCGGCGCCGACGGGGCCAGGGGGTTGACCGGCATCGGCGTGCTCACCCGCTCACCCGGCGGCACCGTCTCGGTGCTGCGGGCGTGGACCCGCGACGACGGCGCCGGCGCGGGCATGGGGCTGCTGGTCGAGCTGCTCGCCCAGCGCGGGGTGCCGCTGTGA
- a CDS encoding Rv3654c family TadE-like protein, which yields MNERGSATVWTVLGMATLLVLVGVVVQLGAAVGARHRAEAAADLAALAAASHVLEGEAAACGRAAVVTDGMDVSLASCRLDGWDAVVEVDAAGPASLGSAHGRARAGPVQGE from the coding sequence GTGAACGAGCGGGGTTCGGCCACCGTGTGGACGGTGCTGGGCATGGCCACGCTGCTGGTGTTGGTCGGCGTGGTGGTGCAGCTCGGTGCTGCAGTCGGCGCCCGCCACCGTGCGGAGGCCGCTGCCGACCTCGCGGCGCTGGCCGCGGCGAGCCACGTGCTGGAGGGGGAGGCCGCTGCTTGTGGGCGGGCGGCGGTGGTCACCGACGGGATGGACGTGAGCCTGGCGTCGTGCCGCCTGGACGGCTGGGACGCGGTGGTGGAGGTGGACGCCGCCGGACCCGCCTCGCTGGGCTCCGCCCACGGCCGAGCCCGCGCCGGCCCGGTGCAGGGCGAGTGA
- a CDS encoding cold-shock protein, producing the protein MAQGTVKWFNAEKGFGFIAPEDGSADVFVHYSEISGSGFRTLEENQRVEFEVGQGTKGPQATGVRAL; encoded by the coding sequence ATGGCACAGGGAACTGTGAAGTGGTTCAACGCGGAGAAGGGGTTTGGCTTCATCGCCCCCGAGGACGGTTCGGCTGACGTCTTCGTGCACTACTCCGAGATCTCGGGCAGCGGCTTCCGCACCCTCGAGGAGAACCAGCGCGTGGAGTTCGAGGTCGGCCAGGGCACCAAGGGTCCCCAGGCGACGGGCGTCCGCGCCCTCTGA
- a CDS encoding DUF4244 domain-containing protein codes for MSLKQRLTTRLLLAAAQDDGMSTAEYAIGTIAAAAFGAVLYTVVTGDSVVGALTGLVQRALSTSV; via the coding sequence ATCAGCCTCAAGCAGCGGCTGACCACCAGGCTGCTGCTGGCAGCGGCGCAGGACGACGGGATGTCCACGGCCGAGTACGCCATCGGCACCATCGCCGCCGCAGCCTTCGGGGCGGTGCTCTACACCGTGGTCACCGGTGACTCGGTGGTCGGTGCGCTCACCGGCCTGGTGCAGCGAGCGCTGTCCACCAGCGTCTGA
- a CDS encoding oxidoreductase, translated as MSAAARSSAQPSADDPLVPILRLPGVAEAAESAGAAIAEVHRHRANRRGFPLSATEASIRAARASATLDGGAPELPAEDSDGEVADPVLAGSVRVAAALDGTALEATLRVWSRAPLQVLARLHLLAASGLSDPDALGRPRPGAGVAQRLDLLAQLVTGGTKVPAAVLAAVVHGELVTLAPFGTADGVVARAASRLVAASTGLDPKNLTVPEVYWMRRPAQYRDEAAAFAAGSADGIATWVLSCCAALEAGAREATSIADAHPG; from the coding sequence GTGTCTGCCGCCGCTCGTTCCTCCGCGCAACCCTCCGCCGACGACCCCCTGGTGCCGATCCTGCGGCTTCCTGGTGTGGCCGAGGCCGCAGAGTCCGCCGGGGCGGCGATCGCCGAGGTGCACCGCCACCGCGCCAACCGGCGGGGCTTCCCGCTCTCGGCCACCGAGGCCTCCATCCGGGCCGCCCGTGCGTCGGCCACCCTCGACGGTGGCGCGCCCGAGCTGCCGGCGGAGGACTCCGACGGCGAGGTGGCCGACCCCGTGCTCGCCGGCTCGGTGCGGGTGGCAGCGGCGCTGGACGGCACCGCCCTGGAGGCCACCCTGCGGGTGTGGAGCCGGGCCCCGCTACAGGTGCTGGCGCGGCTGCACCTGCTGGCCGCGTCCGGGCTGAGCGATCCCGACGCGCTGGGCCGGCCGCGCCCGGGCGCCGGGGTGGCCCAGCGGCTGGACCTGCTGGCCCAGCTGGTCACCGGGGGCACCAAGGTCCCGGCCGCGGTGCTCGCCGCGGTGGTGCACGGCGAGCTGGTCACGCTGGCGCCCTTCGGCACCGCCGACGGGGTGGTCGCCCGTGCCGCCTCCCGGCTGGTGGCGGCGAGCACCGGGCTGGACCCGAAGAACCTCACGGTGCCCGAGGTGTACTGGATGCGCCGTCCGGCCCAGTACCGCGACGAGGCGGCCGCCTTCGCCGCCGGCAGTGCCGACGGCATCGCCACGTGGGTGCTCAGCTGCTGTGCCGCGCTGGAGGCCGGTGCGCGCGAGGCGACCTCCATCGCCGACGCCCACCCGGGCTAG
- the ssd gene encoding septum site-determining protein Ssd produces the protein MTTTAPRILALLSAESLQEEALRLAAAAGCELELCLDPGGARLSWGSAPLVLLDDRAAQGCVVTGLPRRPGVVVLGEGPVGDEPWRSAVAVGAEHVVTLPEGERFLVHLMSEQQETSAGAGLVVAVLGGRGGAGASVLAAAVATAAVAEAHRCLLVDCDRLGGGLDLVLGAEDRAGLRWSGVALTGGRVAAGALREALPSADARGLLTVLSCGRQESVPSAEAVAAVVDAGARGGEVVVCDLPRDPGPVTAAVLDRADLAVLVVPAEVRACAAAAALVQALGAHGAGLQLVVRGPAPGGLRAVDVGQALGLPLLTTMRPQPGLGAALERGGLSETRRSPLFSAARQVLAALETAGGRGWAA, from the coding sequence ATGACCACCACGGCCCCACGGATCCTCGCTCTGCTGTCCGCCGAGTCGCTGCAGGAGGAGGCGCTGCGCCTGGCTGCCGCCGCGGGCTGCGAGCTGGAGCTCTGCCTGGACCCCGGCGGGGCGCGGCTGTCCTGGGGCAGCGCGCCGCTGGTGCTGCTCGACGACCGGGCGGCACAGGGCTGCGTCGTGACCGGGCTGCCGCGCCGACCCGGGGTGGTGGTGCTGGGCGAGGGACCGGTGGGCGACGAGCCCTGGCGCAGCGCCGTGGCGGTGGGGGCGGAGCACGTGGTGACCCTGCCCGAGGGCGAGCGGTTCCTGGTGCACCTGATGAGCGAGCAGCAGGAGACTTCGGCTGGTGCCGGGCTGGTGGTCGCCGTGCTCGGCGGACGCGGCGGAGCGGGGGCCTCGGTGCTCGCGGCTGCGGTGGCCACCGCAGCGGTGGCGGAGGCTCACCGCTGCCTGCTGGTGGACTGCGACCGCCTGGGCGGCGGGTTGGACCTGGTGCTCGGAGCCGAGGACCGCGCGGGCCTGCGGTGGTCCGGGGTGGCCCTGACCGGCGGCAGGGTGGCGGCCGGTGCGCTGCGGGAGGCGCTGCCCAGCGCCGACGCCCGCGGTCTGCTCACGGTGCTCTCCTGCGGGCGGCAGGAGAGCGTCCCCTCGGCCGAGGCGGTGGCGGCAGTGGTGGACGCCGGGGCGAGGGGTGGCGAGGTGGTGGTGTGCGACCTGCCGAGAGACCCGGGCCCCGTCACCGCCGCAGTGCTCGACCGCGCGGACCTGGCTGTGCTGGTGGTACCGGCCGAGGTGCGGGCGTGCGCCGCAGCCGCCGCCCTGGTGCAGGCGCTGGGGGCGCACGGCGCAGGGCTGCAGCTGGTGGTGCGCGGCCCGGCACCCGGTGGTCTCCGCGCGGTCGACGTCGGGCAGGCCCTGGGGCTGCCGCTGCTGACGACCATGCGCCCGCAGCCGGGGCTGGGTGCAGCGCTGGAGCGGGGCGGGCTCAGCGAGACGCGGCGCTCGCCGCTGTTCAGCGCGGCCCGGCAGGTGCTCGCCGCGCTGGAGACCGCCGGTGGCCGCGGGTGGGCGGCGTGA
- a CDS encoding type II secretion system F family protein yields the protein MTATLALAAALLVLPDSGARARLRGLGHDAAAARRLPTLSAAGVAAAAASVGVLAGGPLPAVAALLLAVTAHRRWRLRRRSREDALASATLVAALEVLVGELRVGAHPAAACAAAAAEVSGPVSVVLAEAAARARLGASAASGLRSRRPGLDAELDRVAAAWRVADERGVALAELLEAVRRDLAGRLRFRSRTEAGLAGARSTAAVLAGLPLLGIALGQAIGAHPVRLLLRDTTGGLLLVTGTVLICAGLAWTGRITARAVR from the coding sequence GTGACCGCCACCCTCGCCCTCGCAGCCGCCCTGCTCGTGCTGCCCGACAGCGGTGCCCGAGCGCGGCTGCGTGGGCTGGGCCACGACGCAGCTGCGGCACGCCGCCTCCCGACGCTGTCGGCGGCCGGGGTGGCTGCGGCCGCTGCGAGCGTCGGCGTGCTGGCGGGCGGACCGCTGCCGGCCGTGGCGGCGCTGCTGCTGGCGGTCACCGCCCACCGGCGCTGGCGGCTGCGCCGACGGTCCCGCGAGGACGCACTGGCCTCTGCCACGCTGGTCGCGGCGCTGGAGGTGCTGGTCGGCGAGCTGCGGGTGGGTGCCCACCCGGCAGCAGCGTGCGCCGCGGCGGCTGCGGAGGTCAGTGGTCCGGTGTCGGTGGTGCTCGCCGAGGCCGCTGCCCGCGCCCGGCTGGGTGCCAGTGCCGCGTCCGGGTTGCGCTCGCGCCGACCCGGGCTGGACGCCGAGCTGGACCGGGTGGCCGCCGCGTGGCGGGTGGCCGACGAGCGCGGGGTGGCGCTGGCCGAGCTGCTCGAGGCGGTGCGCCGCGACCTCGCGGGCCGGTTGCGCTTTCGCAGCCGCACCGAGGCCGGGCTGGCCGGTGCCCGCTCCACGGCCGCGGTGCTCGCGGGTCTGCCGCTGCTGGGCATCGCGCTGGGCCAGGCGATCGGCGCGCACCCCGTGCGGCTGCTGCTGCGCGACACCACCGGCGGACTGCTGCTGGTCACCGGCACGGTGCTGATCTGCGCGGGCCTGGCCTGGACCGGGCGCATCACGGCCAGGGCCGTGCGGTGA